The genome window tttgttttatagcTGGATTTTAagatagcctattatggcaactgattgcatGCCAAGCTAGTCAACTCTAGGCATTGAATGACTGaagactttgtgaatttatagattgacataatgtgctgtctctgcgattgctgcttttgatcagttagatttatttgcaatctcctgtggtgggctggacagcATTGAAATGgccgcccagattcccctttccgccttgacccattcacactggtggcggaacgaaaaaactctgcaaaatgtctagggggcttagtaaatttggcgagacactttgtcccgccgttccgcctcggtctatgtgaaagggaccgtcgttccgcgattctggtacataaaatcgcggcgattttgccagtgtgaaagggcctacAGTTAAACGGTTTTTATATGTGACACTTACCACGAATAAAACtcaatgaataaaaaaataatgttttaatatatattttaataatagATATCATTTTGCCTTTTTCTTAATTCCGTATTGAATattttaaagtcatacacaatCCATGCCTTCCCTGTATGATCCCCAACAGAGAGAAATATTTGGGGACTATGCCTCTTCCTGTGACAGCTCAAGGCAAGGCCAGTGTGAAAATGCACCTAGCCCAATGCTGACTCTGCTTGGGGAGTAAGCCGGTCATGAATGGGACTGCTGAGTATCAAGCATGGATCAGCTTTTCCATGTGATTGTTTGACCAGTTAGACCTGCATATCAAAAGTGGAATATGTTATGTCTTTGCACTTTCCATATAACTAAACCTTCCAAGTATTATTCCATGTTGAGCAATGAATAACATGGTGTAGGATGGGCTAACTCATTCCTATGCCACATAGTGATGATAAACCACAGATCACCAGACAGTAACAGATCGCCCCATTGCCTAAGACACCTAACAAAGCATTTTTACCTCACTCGTTGAAGGTGCTACAGGTGGGTCTCAAAAATTAGAATATCCTGGAAACATTAATTTTCCCCCATAATTTACTCCAAAAAGTGAATCTTTCACAGATTGATATGTAGTTATATGTAAAAGATTCTCTATGGAGTTCAGGTCAGATTCTCTATGGAGTTCAGGTCAGACGAATTGTCTGGTCAATCAAGCACAGTAATACCATGCTAAGTAAAACAGTTACTAGCAGTTTTGGCACTGTAGGCAGGTGCCGAGTCCTGGAAAAGGAAATCGGCATCTCCAAGCTTGTCAGCAGATggaagcatgaagtgctctaaaaTCTCATTGATCGGCTGCATTGATGGACTTAATAAAATACAGGACCAataccagcagatgacatgacaCCCCAAatcatcactgactgtggaaacatcaaactggacttcaagcaactTGGATTTTgtgcctctccactcttcctttAGATTCTAGGGACCTTGATTTGACCCTGATATCCAAATGAAATGCAAAATTTGATTTTATGTGAAAAAAGGAGTTTGGACAACGGTCCAGTTCTGTCTCTCCTTAGTCCAGGTATTCAAGAGTGGCTTGAATGTGTCACTTGCATGGTGGTTCTTGATGCAGACTCCAGCCTCAGTCCACTCCTTGTGAAGTTCCCTCAAGTTCTTGAATTGACCATTCTTGACCATTCTTGCTTGCATACCTTTTGTAGGGCAGCCACGGCTTCAGGCTTGAAACCGAAGGGTTGCGGGTTCAATCCTTGTGAGACTGTGTGATCCTGATCTCGCAAGCTTCAGTTTTCCACATGCAGAGCAAATGTGAAGCATCtatctggcggagtcaggttaggTTCAATCCCCAAccaggaaaaatgtgggcgggggaagtggttgagcactgctttgcccccacatccacggctgaagtgccctttacttgagcaaggcacctaaccaccaaggcacctcactgctccctgtgcAAGCAGGCAGCTCAGGTGAagcagtgtgtgcttcacctcactgtgtgctcattgtgtgctgtgtgctctgtatattcactaattcacaggttaaatgcagagaccaaatttccctcacggtatTAAAAGAGTATACTCCTACCACACTTTCCCCTTCCAGTCAGTTTTCTATGAATATGCTTTGATACAGAACTCTGTGAGCACCGTCCCCTTTCAGAAATGACCTTCTGTGGCTTAGGCTACCCTGTGGAGGGTAGGTATCTAAGTCAGTTTCCCCACCAATGTTGTTCTGTTTACTGAATCAGGCTCAGGAaaggtaacctgactctcgccaggaAAGGCTCAGGAAACACATTTCTGCATAACATGAtcttattctaatattttgagatactgATTGAAAATTGAAAATCAGAAAATTGCTTGGAATTTTTCAAgatattttaatgtttttgaCCCACTTAGGCCTAGGTACCTTGCTaaaatatagcctaggctaataaAATGTTAGTCTGGGATGCCAACTCTTGGTTGAAGGTCAGTGCTTTTAGCTAGAGTGGAAAAGactgtattttttatttatttattgacagTGTATTCTTATTTTATTAATTCACTACTTAAAAGCAAAGCAGAATATGTCTAGGCCTAATGGAAAATattctgatttattttaaatctGCGTTAGGTCGTGACTCAGGCTATTTTTTTCCACTTCGTCAGTTTTAGAATAGTGAGGTGTTTACAACACACACTGCCAGTGAGCTTGTTAGACCGGTGTAGGCTAGGAGTGGCACTTGGAAAACTGAAGTACGAAATGTGTTCAGTTCACTCTGGGATTCAGGTCTATGAGGACGCACCAGTTATTAGTCTAATAGTCGATTTATTGCGCGGATATGGTGGATAAACAAAATACTCTCCCATTTCCCGAGACACCTTAACATCCAGATAaaaaacacacccacaaacaaatCGAAAAGAATGGAATCGAATGGCATTGCCAATAAACAAGGTAAGTCATAGATTGTGTTGGTAATTCCACTGAAAACGTTCACCTGCTCCAAAAAAATAGGTATTCATTTTCATTCTGGACGCTATcatatagcctataggctagcTTACACACTTTTTTGTTGTAAAACGCTGTAAGCCTATTTTCTAATCAGGTGGCATATTTCAAAAATGCACAGTGcttccttttcatttctttccGGTCAGGGAGATATGACATTAACGTAAACTACTGATAATGAAGACAGCTTTGATTAATACAGAATCATAAATGCATGTGGACATGGTGACATTGATATAGGATACTAATTGCCTATATCATATATAATTGTGCAGAAAGGTGGGGCAGGTATAGCCTAATCACTATTGTTCCATTCATAGTGCCTTCCTCATATGTGACATGTTCCATTCATAGTGCCTTCCTCATATGTGACATTTTTGTGTGCTGGCTAATGGTGGTtgctaaaatattttatttgcgCGAGCCAGCTATAGGCGAATGGGCTAGCTTTTTAACCAAAATAATGTTAAATGTTGTAGAATTATACAAATTTGGTCTAATGCAGACTGTGTTGGCTTGGAAATCAGGTCACACAGAGCTCATATTAAGGTAGGCCTGACTTTCAACAAGTCACTGACTGAACTGTAACTTTAGTTCTGTTAAACATGACCCAGCAACAGATTGGGTAAGGTTAATCTTATAAGCTACCACTAGATGGCGTCCCACCCTTACCCAAGACTGATGTCAGACCCACGTCTTATAAAATTAACAGAAATTCTCATAGGCAGGTATCAGATTTGTATTATGGTCCATTCCACCACGGTAGGCTATTTGGCTTTTGCCAATGCACAACGCATCAAACCCTGATCAAATCTGTAGGCATAGCTTAGGCTACTACAGTTCTTTTTTCGGTGTTGTCCTCAGGAGCGATTACAATGTGGCGTTTAGAGGAGTGTACTTTGAATAGTAGTACACGCCCCATGGACCAAATATTCCCGGAGCTTCACTTTTCACTGAAAGTAGAATAGAGTGAGGTTAGCTTATTTGATATCTTCAATGCAATTTAGAGAAGTGTCACCATGCAGTGTATACAGCGACAACCTCGAAGGACAAAATCTGAGGAGTTAATTCATtataaagaaaacaagaaaGTGGCCCACGTCAACGTTGAACTCCTGGGTAAGAGGCTTTAATGAATTGTGTGTGGGTTGCCCTGggacattttttgctttttatggGCTTGTGAGGATAACACATTAGGCACATCCAATTTTGATCACAGGACCCTGCTTTGGCTTTCCGGTAACATTTAACTTAAGATATCTACATAAGAGTACATGACACTCATGAACAAATGAACCCTAcacctaacttgtcatgacaaaaccCGAAGACTCTTAATGACAAAAGTGtaatgtcataaacgtttatgacttgtttatgttatgacacatgacagtgtcatgccactgttatgtagataccttcaagtaaagtgtaaccggcTTTCCCATAGTTTCACTGACATTCATAAGGTTGGAGAAGAGCAACACCCACTGGAGCCTAGGTGTCCCACATTAGGACAATTTAGTATAATTGTTGGGACTCCATGTGAAAATCCATTTGTTCATTCATCTAATGTGTTTTTAAGAATCATCAGTTATTATCCCATTAAAAAAATATTCTTGAAAGGGAAGATTGTAGCTTAGATTGTAACTTAACAACTGCAGTGTGAATGGTCTCATCGATGTTCTAGCTCTATCCTTCTTTATCTGTGCCTTGAGACACGGAACTGtcaacaacttgtttgtgcttGCAAAAATACCCTTAAGTCGCATTCTTGCATTCTAACAAATACTGCTGTGGTGAAAGGTTTCAGAATCAGTGTCATAGAATCTGAATAATTTTCAGTTCACTTAAAGAATGAGGAAAAGTCTTCTCTTTGTGTGGAATACAAATGGATCTAAAGTCAGTTTGCCTAAAGGATATGTGACAATCAAATATTGACTAACTTCTGGCAAACAGTTTCAGtaaaacatctctctcttcctctcttcctgtgtgtTGCATAAGGTCTCGATGGCGATCCAGATCTTCAGTTTCTGCTGGGTGGCGGAGACCTTCTGAAGGTCCGATCCAGCAACTGGAAGAGAACACGCTTCTACAAGCTGAGGGAGGACTGTAAGACTTTGTGGTATGAGTCACACAAGACTATAAGGTCCTCCAATCCAACCTGTGAGTGCTGCTTCAGCCTTCAACCCTCATGTGTATCTGACTTCTGACCTGTGTATCTGACTTGAATATTGTGTATTGTGCGTTTTAACACAATTGGCTGAGGACAGCAGCCAGCATAGCCTGTGAGAAATGCAAAGAAATACAAAGACAAGTTCAAGATCAAATATTTGAAAGTCCCCAGTATTTCCCACTGGATGAAGGGTTCGCACGCTGTTAGCgttcacaatcagttgaaaCAGAGCAAATCAGGTCTGAGAGTAGTcagtagggttgggtatcgtttgggttttatccgataccggtgctaaatcgatacttttaaaacggtgccggtgccaaaacggtgcctgaaccggtactttgttttaaaaatgttttaaattaaaatggtctaaaacatgaattgctttttttttattgataagacaaatttgataaaacatgaaattaaactgttgtattcaatttactatcaatatctcattgctcctacgaataatacatttaaatgttaaaacagcttgccatgcatgcacacacaatggtaagctctgctttcaagtttacccagtataggcggtttgccataaaactgccaggtcatggacaacggcatttgcgagcaagctaatctaactgggactctactttccagttaattcagtgtgttcccaaatgcttcaagaaatttcatgtcttaacccataacacgcagtagttttgaacatgttaggctacatgtcggtgttgaagtgtttagattcccagcgctagcctagtaggcattttaacagcaactatggctatgcgctaacaccagtcagctgagtttaattagcgataacttacggagatggtttcatagcctttttgacagctcagtgacatcaggtatgtaacctacatatttatgtttttgccagcggAAAAACTCTATTCGGACTCTATTTGCGGGATGGACATAAGCCTACGCTCATTATTTTTAGCTTGTCAGAGACAaggatatgaagaacataatagtgcatttgtgtgcgaaaccgaaagatctcactatgcctcgcgaaatagcacaagtcatttaatgaaacatctaaagtggtgccacgctaatctttttgattcttgataaaacacaaatatgctcttctagtgcatgtcagctttgagctgtgaacttgaattaaagAGAATAAAGGGATATAAATGCAGAAAAAGCTCGTGTAGCCTGGCAGTGCCACCGCTCTCCCACGCGCATCACGCActttgcgtagggcaccaaaggacagagggggcacccaaatgtaaccaatgaaaagctttactgcaaactgcgttTCATTCTTCAtcaataacgtttacaatgtcagaaTGCACTAACACCGTGGTACATGCAAgtttgatactttttgggtTCTCTCAATCACAACGTAGTACTAATACAATGGAATTGgtgggtcttcaataattcgttttccaagcatttacatgaagcacatgatatgccgagtcgacaaaaaaaaaatccaaggtggataggctaccaggctcataattcacttttatttgcaaaacgaaatgtgaagcaacatcattgcatactttccaaagcaatgaaggctgcttaaaacaacttaacattgtgcatattattgttaatattgtgctatcaatgtaactcaacaaacaaggcttgtaaacaagagctggcaaaagggcattatgagaacgtaaagatcaatgctcttaaagtgacagtgcaccatttataagaaaacaggatttcttcagaaattaatgtttaaaaacacacactaatggtctgtaaataataggctttttattttactttaggtgtttgagttatcatttaaatgtcactctctcaaagccactcacttagggcaccgaaatgccaccatcttgacatgtctttattaagctttgatttacaatatagtaggctctctattgattttaatgagcagACCTAGGCCTTAaagttacagtatgtatatcacaatttaccagactttgaccttttgtcagTTTTTAACAATATTACTAtgactatgattgttccttgtattacATCATGAGCACtgcgcctattgcattctactgttgttagacttaagcctagctcagtcattatgctatACCACATCTCCATCCATTGGAagagcaatgagctgcattgagcgtaataaactgcatttagaatggcaaatccatatttctagatattttggtgaaagtaataaGTACCGTAATAAGTAATGcataatacattacgattttgaagtaacttgcccaacactggtagttaggcccactgctagattttgacaggagctcgcgatatcgctttaaagtaagctactttgGGCTCACGCaggctgtcaaacactgtccactcgcctatgtggtgcacccctctggtttatacatccagtgtttatcatATGTTTATCATATATTATCacagctaactgtatctggatgtgttgctatcagagcaagaggttagagatggcgcatgacatgcagtgatgcctcgtataaaaataaataaataattaaaaaaacgctatttaagcaccgaaatgaggcaccgaaatccacgttgttattcgatgcagttactaccgtttgcgttggcaccggtgccatattagaaccgtgtttcggtgcccaaccctagtaGTCAGCGAAGGTCAAACCAGCCTGAAACATTACAGTTCCCAATTGATGTTTCATTTGTGGTCTAGAGGTTATTTAAGAGAGTTGGGTTGGATGTAGTTTTTGTTGCGTCTGTATTATTAGTTTATCAGTGCCTTACTTGTCACTTGTACTGATGTTCATCAAGCTTCCAGAAAAGATACAGAGCTACCAGTTGTGTTTCAGTCTACTCTTTTTCATATTTTGCTGTGGTTCTTTTTCGGTCACTCACACAGTGAAGTTGTAAACTGGGGGTGATGTGATCAATTACAGATAGTTCCTATGGTGATTTTTTATTGCTGTTATATCGCAAACAGGGCAGTGAGTCATATTGTGATGGATAATGTATAAAGTAATAAGAGCACTGTGCCTTGCTCATCCAGACACTATATAGCAGCAATGGAAAATCTGGGGTGATTAATATTGATAGACAACCATAAACTGTTGAGTCACTACAATGTGTTTTGTGCTTCTCTTTGACAATGCATTTGGTATAGGCGTCATTAGACAAGGCATCAGACTGGCACTAGACACAAAACTATGCACGATGGACACAATATTACAGTGCAATCACATTGTACAGTAACAGATCATCATAAGGAATCCATCAGTGCAAACCAAAACACTCATTCTAGAATTTCCTTTGGTAGTCTGCGTGGACGACATCGCTGCAGTGAGGTCGGGCAGGCAAACGGAGGGGTTGCAGAAGCACACAGACGGCCATGTGGAAGCTCGAGCCTTTTCCATCTTGTTCAAGAGCCGCCGGAAAAACCTGGACCTGATCGCCAGCTCTGAAGAGGAGGCAAAGCAGTGGGTTACTGGGCTGGAGAAGCTCATGTCCAACCTTGGCAAACTCACCCGCCAAGAGAAGACTGAGCAGTATCCTTTTGGCTAATTACAGATTATCAGAGCTTGGGCCTTAACGGTAGTAGATTTAGtttgtttaaaaaacaaaacaaaaaaaatcttcatGACTGTTAATGATGTAGGAGCATGATAAATAAACAGGCAAAAAATAGCCATGAAATGCATTATAgaatcctaaacaaacaaagtATCATAAAGATGCACAGAATGCACAGAAAACCATTATCCTTCAAATATATGTCATTACTGTCTTTCAAAAATGTCCCAAAACAGAGAGTGCTGTTCAGTTTCAGGCATAATGTTAACAATGAACTCCATTATTTGTTGGTGTGAAGGGCCCTCTATTATAGCTACTCGTGTATCAATTTGAAAGCCTTATACCAACTTTTAAGCTGGATCTTCAATTGCATGCGCAAAGCTGAtaaggacaacaacaacaaaatgtgtCTGAAAGAACTCAAGAGCTTCCTGCGTCATATCAACATTGAGGTGGATGATAACTATGCAAAGGAACTGTTTGAGGTGATACTATAAAGGTTACAGTGAAAACAATCACTTAACATCACTCAAATTTAGTCATTATATCATATTCTGACAGGTAACGTCAGAGTGTTAGATTTACATAACACAATGTCTAAAACGTTCTCACTCCCTCAGAAATGTGACGCGTCCAAATGTGGATTTTTGGAGGGCAAGGAAATAGAACACTTCTATGAAATTCTCACCCATCGTGAGGAGATTGATGTCATCTATGGGGAATACGCCAAGACTGGGGGTATGATGAGCGCCGAGGATCTACTGTACTTCCTGAacaaggagcagagagaggctgTGGATCTGAACCATGCACTCAACCTCATCGACAAGTACGAGCTGGACAGCTCTGGTAGGTGCCAGGTCTTTGGTAGATATTAGCACTGTTAGCATTGCTGACTGTTTAGAATTGCTGTTCAAGCCAATTCAAGCTCAGTCACAACTTCAAAACAAAATCCCAATTCCTTTCTGTCTGCAGCGAAAGAGAAGAAGGTGATGAGCAAGGACGGGTTCCTGTTGTACTTCCACCAACCAGAGGGTTTGATTCTCAATCCTTCTCACAAGGGTGTGTACCAGGACATGACCCAGCCCCTCAACCATTACTTCATCTCTTCTTCCCACAACACATATCTGATGGAGGACCAGCTGAAGGGACCCAGCAGCACAGAGGCATATATACGGTAAACTGGCTAGCATGCTTAGCTAACATGCTTAGCACTCACTGTTAAAAGGAATGGAAAGTACTTGATCGGATGATTGAAGACATAATGCCACTTGTGTGATCCACAGACCTCAGTCAGTCCTCAAATGTTTAATAAAGTAGGCCTGTCTGGGTTTAGCTAATTTCATTAGTATGAAAGGCTACTGCCACATCAAAAGTTATGGACAAAGTTGACTCCCTGAAGAAAAATCTGTTACTATTGGTGGTTGGCAGTTATAACATAGAAAGCACCTCCCAGGGCTCTCCTTTGTTTATGATTCACACTAGGAATCCTGTGCAGTAGCATAGGCTCTGTGTATTCATTTGGAATGAATTAATTCTCTCAGGGCTCTTCTGAAGAGCTGCCGCTGTGTGGAGCTGGACTGTTGGGATGGGTCAGATGGTCAGCCGGTCATTTACCATGGTTACACCCTCACGTCCAAGATCCTCTTTAAAGATGCCATCAAGGCTATCAAGGAGTATGCCTTTAAGGTACAACACAAGTGATGGCAAGTGGCCATGGTATTTCACTAAGGGATTGTTTAATTGACTGGTAATAGTCACACAATCCTTAACTGTTTTTGCCTGTTTCACAGTAATTTCCTGCTAGTAACTGCTTTTTACTTAAATAATAGACCAGGGCTCATATTTTAAAAtagtttggtaacactttacttgacagtatt of Alosa sapidissima isolate fAloSap1 chromosome 1, fAloSap1.pri, whole genome shotgun sequence contains these proteins:
- the plcd1b gene encoding 1-phosphatidylinositol 4,5-bisphosphate phosphodiesterase delta-1b isoform X2; the encoded protein is MESNGIANKQGLDGDPDLQFLLGGGDLLKVRSSNWKRTRFYKLREDCKTLWYESHKTIRSSNPTFCVDDIAAVRSGRQTEGLQKHTDGHVEARAFSILFKSRRKNLDLIASSEEEAKQWVTGLEKLMSNLGKLTRQEKTEHWIFNCMRKADKDNNNKMCLKELKSFLRHINIEVDDNYAKELFEKCDASKCGFLEGKEIEHFYEILTHREEIDVIYGEYAKTGGMMSAEDLLYFLNKEQREAVDLNHALNLIDKYELDSSAKEKKVMSKDGFLLYFHQPEGLILNPSHKGVYQDMTQPLNHYFISSSHNTYLMEDQLKGPSSTEAYIRALLKSCRCVELDCWDGSDGQPVIYHGYTLTSKILFKDAIKAIKEYAFKTSDYPVILSLENHCSVEQQKLMAQHMISILGSALVTKPLEDQMPMNFPSPEELKRRFVIKGKRLNKLEDCFSTEASSTKDVVSEEEESGDDEEEDKKPKKSKKLKLAKELSDIVIYCKSVHFHGFEDAQKNLGFYEMSSFKEGKADKLAEETANQYIHHNIDKLSRIYPAGMRTDSSNYNPVPLWNSGCQIVALNFQTPCGEMDVNQGRFLPNGLSGYILKPAYLRDRASEFNPVTLTQGEWRQHKRFHMMVISAQQLPKVNQKKSSIVDPLVRVEIYGVNCDVAQKKTEHIDNNGFNPMWNANFQFDVYVPELALVRFVVEDYDSTSGNEFVGQYTLPFTSIQCGYHHVPLLNKNGDLLPSASLFVHIMIMDEPQ
- the plcd1b gene encoding 1-phosphatidylinositol 4,5-bisphosphate phosphodiesterase delta-1b isoform X1; its protein translation is MQCIQRQPRRTKSEELIHYKENKKVAHVNVELLGLDGDPDLQFLLGGGDLLKVRSSNWKRTRFYKLREDCKTLWYESHKTIRSSNPTFCVDDIAAVRSGRQTEGLQKHTDGHVEARAFSILFKSRRKNLDLIASSEEEAKQWVTGLEKLMSNLGKLTRQEKTEHWIFNCMRKADKDNNNKMCLKELKSFLRHINIEVDDNYAKELFEKCDASKCGFLEGKEIEHFYEILTHREEIDVIYGEYAKTGGMMSAEDLLYFLNKEQREAVDLNHALNLIDKYELDSSAKEKKVMSKDGFLLYFHQPEGLILNPSHKGVYQDMTQPLNHYFISSSHNTYLMEDQLKGPSSTEAYIRALLKSCRCVELDCWDGSDGQPVIYHGYTLTSKILFKDAIKAIKEYAFKTSDYPVILSLENHCSVEQQKLMAQHMISILGSALVTKPLEDQMPMNFPSPEELKRRFVIKGKRLNKLEDCFSTEASSTKDVVSEEEESGDDEEEDKKPKKSKKLKLAKELSDIVIYCKSVHFHGFEDAQKNLGFYEMSSFKEGKADKLAEETANQYIHHNIDKLSRIYPAGMRTDSSNYNPVPLWNSGCQIVALNFQTPCGEMDVNQGRFLPNGLSGYILKPAYLRDRASEFNPVTLTQGEWRQHKRFHMMVISAQQLPKVNQKKSSIVDPLVRVEIYGVNCDVAQKKTEHIDNNGFNPMWNANFQFDVYVPELALVRFVVEDYDSTSGNEFVGQYTLPFTSIQCGYHHVPLLNKNGDLLPSASLFVHIMIMDEPQ